In Nostoc edaphicum CCNP1411, the sequence TTTTTGGCTGATATCGGTTCAGTATGGTCATTGGCTTTTAGTCCCAATGGTTTGCTGGCTTGTGGTGGCAATGCTGAAACGATCAAGCTTTATGATCCTAGTACAGATAATTGCCTGAAAACATTAAAAAGCGATCGCCCCTACGAAGGCATAAATATTAAAGGCGTTACAGGTTTAACAACTGCGATGATTGCCAATCTCAAAGCACTGGGGGCAATAAGCCTGTGAAGTCGCTCGTAACTAGTATATTAGTGGTTTAAAAACTATTTTTAATTAGGAATACACAAAGACACAAACAAAAGAATACATAATTAAAGTTCATCTGTGGTTTTGTGCCCTAAGAGGATGTTTGAAAAATCCTCTTGTCGGTATCAAAAATTTTAGATCCCCCTAAATCCCCCTTAAAAAAGGGGGACTTTGATTCCGGTTCCCCCTTAGAAAGGTGGACTTTGATTCTGGTTCCCCCCTTTTTAAGGTGGGTTAGGGGGGATCTAAAAGTGCCTAAAGTCACAGCGAAACACTTTTCAAACAACCTCTAAGTCTCATGAATCGTCAGCTAGCTATTGAAGAACCGACTTTTTCCCATCTACCAGTGTTACCGCAAGAAGTAATTGCAGGTCTAGCGGTATCTCCCGGAGGTCATTATCTTGATACGACGGTAGGCGGTGGAGGTCACAGCCGTTTGATTTTAGCAGCCGCACCAGATGTAAAATTAACGGCAATTGACCAAGATGAGGATGCTTTAGCAGCAGCGAGAAAAGAATTAGCAGAGTTTGGCGATCGCGTACAATTCATTTACAGCAATTTTGCTGACTACGAGTTTCCCCCCAACACTTTCGATGGTATCTTAGCCGATTTGGGGGTAAGTTCTTACCATTTAGACCAAGCAGAAAGGGGTTTCAGCTTTCGCCAAGCTGCAAATTTAGATATGCGAATGGATCGAGGGCGATCGCTAACTGCTGCTGATGTGATTAATAATTGGGATGAAGCAGAATTAGCAGATATTTTCTTTAAGTACGGTGAAGAGAGATTATCGCGGCGCATTGCTCGTCGTATTGTAGAACGGCGACCGTTGCACACGACTACAGAATTAGCTGATGCGATCGCTTCTTCAGTTCCCCCGAAATACCGTTATGGGAGAATTCACCCCGCTACTCGTGTTTTTCAAGCTCTGCGAATTTTCGTTAACGATGAGTTAAAATCCCTAGAAACCTTTTTAGATAAAGCACCAAATGCCCTTGTCCCTGGCGGCAGAATTGCAATTATCAGTTTTCACAGCCTAGAAGACCGCCCGGTGAAGCATGGTTTAAGAAATTCACCTTTATTAAAGGTATTGACAAAAAAACCAATTATTGCACAGGAAGAGGAAATTGGGAAAAATCCGCGATCGCGATCGGCCAAACTGAGGATAGCAGAAAAAGTTTTGAGTGTTCAGTAAGAGGAGCGGATAAAGAGGCAGGGGAGCAGAGGGGCAGAGGGGCAGGGGAGCAAAAGAAAGGGACAAAGGGAATTATTGAACAAGTTTCTTCCTTGTCTCTTCCCATTCTTCATGCCCAATTCCCAATGCCCAATTCCCTAAAACAACAGGTGTGACATCAGGAATTAGTGAAGCTTTAGTATCCACAACATCAGGGTTGCTAGTGGCAATATTTACACTTTTATTTGCCAATACCTTCCGGGGACTCTACCGCCGTCGCTATGAAAGAGGAAATAAATCCTATGTGTCTACAAAATGAAGCGAAACTGGGTAATTGTAAATTAGTAATCGGTAATTGCGATTAGTTCGCTACTTGTTACCGATTTTACTCTTTAAATTTTGACTCTAATAGTACTCTAAAATAACTAATAGCTTTTTTCGCTACAGTTTCCGAGGAAATATTCCATGACTATTTGGGTAAATGAGCAAATTGATCCGTCTGGGATGATTCATGCCTGTATTGCCACTTGTAATGAATCTCAAGCCAAAGATTGTCATGATTCCTTTCAAAGTAATTTGACTGAGATGCAAAAGGCAGCAGGTTGGGTAGCGCGATTGCGGACTGTCGATTCTTGGGATGAAGTGCCGGTGAATTCTTTAAAACTCAATTAATTGAGTGCTATCGAAACTAGGCTAATAGCTCTAACTTTTTCCCAGCAGATAAGATTGCCTTTATCTTTTCTGCTCACCTTTAAGCGAAACTCCGACGCGCTTTGCTTCACCAGACGGCTGTTTAACCCAACCTTGCTGATAGTTAGACCATTTTGGTTGTTAACTGCAAATTCTCTGAGATGGAGGTCTTTTTTTGGGATTTTGATCGAACATATTTCAAGAGCGTAGGCGTACCCCGCCATAGGTATCGCTTGTCTAGCATACGCTGCACCTATGCCAATGCTGACAGCGATCGCAGCAAATCTCATGAGAACAGGTTAATAAAAGATAAAATTCGGATTAAAATTATCAAATTATTAGCAACTACTTCTAAAAAAAGTAACTTATTATATAAATTAGATGATTTTTCTGAACTTTTAAGAGGTATCATCTATACCGTAGATTAAATTAAAAAATTTGTATAAGCCGAATCAATTTAGTGAACTATCCCAAAGTTTACACTTCGGAGCAAGCCTGTCCCATTAATTTAGTTGGCGAAACAGGACAAGCGGTTCAAATTTCAATTCATGCTCCCAGTCAATATATCTGTGCCAACTGCGAACGGATATTACCAGATTGGAAACGGCAGCCATTTTTACGAGTAGTGATTGTCTTGCAACAATCGCGTTATCAATTAGTCGAAAAAACAGCAGAAGTAGAGTCAGAGAAAGAACGCCTGCGAGAAAAATTTATGAGATTTGGCTGTGATTTAGCATTTAATCTGCGCGATCGCGGCTATTTAACAGACCTGATCGACCCTCGTACAGGCTATCCTTTACTGTCCCATCCCGGAGCAATTCCTCATGATGACACAGCAGTTGTCAAAGCTTTGCTCAACTATCCAGTGATTAAAAATCAATGCCGTGTGTTAATTCATCCCGATTGGGGTGCAGCAGTTTATCCTAGCATTTTGATATCAGAAGCTCCCCCAATTGTGATCGAATGGGTTACAAAAGGCATAGCATCTGTGCATGGGTGGAAAGAAATTGATTATTAGTCATTAGTCATTGGTCATTAGTCATTGGGCATGGATTATTTCTTCCCAATCATCCCTCATCCCTTCATATATATTGGAAATGAGGAGAATAAAAAACAAGCATCATAGAATCTGTGTCTCCAACCAACTTCTTCCAGGAAGCGAGGACAGTCGAAGCCTCTAGTAGTGCGGCTTGCTACTTCCCTCTCATGAGTGGACGCTACGAAGTCAAGCCGGGGATGATAGCTTTTGGTTCCTGTTTGGGTAACACTCAGGCTGATCAGCAGGTATTTCAAATTGATGATAATTTCACCCACTACCGTCAAGCTAAACTTTTAGCCCGTGGGGAACGGTTGAACAAGTACTATCAAACCTGCAATTATTCTCAGGCTATAGCAGGTGCGATCGCTCGTTTAATAATTAATCGCCTTACCCAAGAACATCCGCATCATTTTTACTGCCAAAAGTCAATAGATAACACCCTGAAATTCCACAGCCAACTTACCGGAGAAACTCTCTACCTAGATGCAGATTGGCAATTACAGCAAGTCGAGGGTAGTCCAGTTTTTCCAACTTACGTCTCTACTCTTGATGCTTTAGCAACGCAGGTACAGGAAGACCTGACAATTATTTGCCGTTCCGCTGATGGTAGCAACTGGCTGAGTGCAGTTCATCTCTGCTATCCTAACCACTGGTCATCCGAGGAGAAAATTGGCAAAGATTTCGCCGCAATCCATGCGCCTGTGGCGGGGATGGAAAAAATTAATCGGCGTGCAGGTGCGATCGCTCATACAATGATTACCCATAAACCAATGGTGCGCTTTGCTTGGGGTTTGAGTACCGACACTCGCCTTAACCACCATCCCGAACCACCGCCTGGTATATCAGTTAGTAAATGGCAAGGTAGAAGCTTTGATTCACAACATCCCCAGCTTTATCTGCGAATTGAGCGACAAGTTATTTGGGGACTACCGGAGTATGAAGCAGCCCTGTTTAGTATTCGTACTTACTTTAGAGATTGTGGTGTAGTTAAAAAAGACCCAGTGTTACGGTCTAAGCTGTATGCTGCAATTCAGTCAATGACACCAGAATCTTTAGTATACAAAGGTTTGGTAGACAGCAAGGCTAGTATTTTGCAGTGGCTAGAGGAGGCTTAAACTATTAAATGCTATTTGCAGAGATTCGGCTGTCAATAAGGAAAAATAAGGGACTTCCAGAAATTAAATTATCCAATTTCTGGACTTCACTACGACTATCCCTGCCCCCTGCCCCCTGCCCCCTGCCTCTATAGCGATGGTATATTTTTTTATTTGGAAGTCCCTAATATCAGCTATTTTTCGGTCGCCGCAATTGCTGAGAACCAATTGGCCCGAGAATTTGATTCAGGCTACGCAACTGTTCAGCTGTACCCATACCAATTAGCCGATCTCCCGACATTAGAACCGTATCGCCAGTGGGGCCACCGATTAAAGTCCCATCAAGACGGCGAATTGCCAAAACTAACGCCCCAGATTGCGATCGCAATCTCGCTTTTTGCAAACTCTGACCAACAAAGGGACAAAAAGCCGGGTCGAGTAAAAATTCTTCCATATACAACTGACGGTCTGCACCTGTCAAAATCCCGTCTACAAAATCCAACACTTGGGGTCTGAGTGCCGCAGCAGCCATCCGCTTACCACCAGTAATGTAGGGGGAAATCACTTCATCTGCGCCACCGCGTCGTAACTTCTGCAAAGCTTCTTCTGTACTTGCCCGTGCAATCACCCGAATTCCTGTATTCAGGGTTTTGGCTGATAAAACAATATATAAATTTTCGGCATCTGAAGGGAGGGCTGCGACAATACAAATCGCCCGTTCAATACCAACTTTCAAAAGTGTGTCATCTAGGGTAGCGTCACCTTGATATGCCGTGTAACCTTCAGCCTGCGCCCTTTGTACAGATTCCATGTCAGCATCAATCACTACAAAAGGTGCGTCTTCTGCCCGAAATTCCTTGGAAATTTGACGACCAGTCCGACTAAATCCACAGATGATGTAATGTTCTGATAGGGATTCCATTAACCGCCTCTGTTGTTGTAGCCGAATTCCTTCTTGAAAGTAGCCTTGAATGATCGCTTCTGTAAATCTGTTGACAATGTAACCGATATTCACTACACCCAACAAAATCAGGGCTATTGTAAACAACCGTCCTCTACTACCGAGTGGGTGTGTCTCGCTATATCCCACAGTCGCGAGAGTGATGACTGTCATGTAAGCCGCATCTTCCCATGACCAACCCTCCACTAAGCAGTACCACAAAGTGCCAATGAAGAAAACACCGCCAAGAGCGATCGCCCCTGTCATTAACTCCTTTTGGATACGTCGATATTTTTGTTCAAGTGTTGAGAATGAGGTAACAATAGTTCTTCTAGCCTAATTTTTCTAGTTTTCTGCTAACTTTTTAGCATTCGTCCTTTTTAGTATATTGAAACTAAGTAACTGGGTAAGAATAAATCAAACTAAGTTAAGCAACGCAAAATTAATGAAATTGGCTTGTAGTAAGCGGCTATGCGTGGGTTCCTCTTGCCTCCTCCCTCCTGAATTTCGGCTTATATCAGTTTCACTTTGAGGATTAACCAATGGCTCAATTCCTACAAAGAAAACTAGTTACGTTAAATCATCACAAAGACGCGATAAATCGCCACC encodes:
- a CDS encoding heme-dependent oxidative N-demethylase family protein — protein: MSGRYEVKPGMIAFGSCLGNTQADQQVFQIDDNFTHYRQAKLLARGERLNKYYQTCNYSQAIAGAIARLIINRLTQEHPHHFYCQKSIDNTLKFHSQLTGETLYLDADWQLQQVEGSPVFPTYVSTLDALATQVQEDLTIICRSADGSNWLSAVHLCYPNHWSSEEKIGKDFAAIHAPVAGMEKINRRAGAIAHTMITHKPMVRFAWGLSTDTRLNHHPEPPPGISVSKWQGRSFDSQHPQLYLRIERQVIWGLPEYEAALFSIRTYFRDCGVVKKDPVLRSKLYAAIQSMTPESLVYKGLVDSKASILQWLEEA
- a CDS encoding potassium channel family protein, which gives rise to MTGAIALGGVFFIGTLWYCLVEGWSWEDAAYMTVITLATVGYSETHPLGSRGRLFTIALILLGVVNIGYIVNRFTEAIIQGYFQEGIRLQQQRRLMESLSEHYIICGFSRTGRQISKEFRAEDAPFVVIDADMESVQRAQAEGYTAYQGDATLDDTLLKVGIERAICIVAALPSDAENLYIVLSAKTLNTGIRVIARASTEEALQKLRRGGADEVISPYITGGKRMAAAALRPQVLDFVDGILTGADRQLYMEEFLLDPAFCPFVGQSLQKARLRSQSGALVLAIRRLDGTLIGGPTGDTVLMSGDRLIGMGTAEQLRSLNQILGPIGSQQLRRPKNS
- the rsmH gene encoding 16S rRNA (cytosine(1402)-N(4))-methyltransferase RsmH codes for the protein MNRQLAIEEPTFSHLPVLPQEVIAGLAVSPGGHYLDTTVGGGGHSRLILAAAPDVKLTAIDQDEDALAAARKELAEFGDRVQFIYSNFADYEFPPNTFDGILADLGVSSYHLDQAERGFSFRQAANLDMRMDRGRSLTAADVINNWDEAELADIFFKYGEERLSRRIARRIVERRPLHTTTELADAIASSVPPKYRYGRIHPATRVFQALRIFVNDELKSLETFLDKAPNALVPGGRIAIISFHSLEDRPVKHGLRNSPLLKVLTKKPIIAQEEEIGKNPRSRSAKLRIAEKVLSVQ
- a CDS encoding glycogen debranching protein, yielding MTIWVNEQIDPSGMIHACIATCNESQAKDCHDSFQSNLTEMQKAAGWVARLRTVDSWDEVPVNSLKLN
- a CDS encoding methylmalonic aciduria and homocystinuria type D protein — translated: MNYPKVYTSEQACPINLVGETGQAVQISIHAPSQYICANCERILPDWKRQPFLRVVIVLQQSRYQLVEKTAEVESEKERLREKFMRFGCDLAFNLRDRGYLTDLIDPRTGYPLLSHPGAIPHDDTAVVKALLNYPVIKNQCRVLIHPDWGAAVYPSILISEAPPIVIEWVTKGIASVHGWKEIDY